The Pyrococcus kukulkanii genome contains a region encoding:
- a CDS encoding acetate--CoA ligase family protein, with amino-acid sequence MARKLDFLFYPKSVAVIGASHVPGKIGNAIMRSIVANFNGKVYAVNIKGGEIEINGKKFKVYKSIKDVPDEVDVAVIAVPAKFVPDVIDECGEKGVKGAVVISAGFKEAGRVDLEEDLIKRARKWGIRIVGPNCLGVTNLENGFDCNFNPPERQARPKFGPIAFMSQSGAFGAAILDWAARHEVGMSKFISLGNMADLDESDFMLYLKDDPKTKVITAYIEGVKDGKKFFNAARETTRVKPVIILKAGRTEAGAKAAASHTGSLAGSYKIYEAAFEQSGVLSAKSMRQLFNYAKALAMQKPAQGDRVAIVTNGGGAGVIMSDGLLEAGLKLAELSEETREKFKKAIEEGKLPEHMSYKNPIDVIGDAPSSRYELAIRYALEDPNVDVLVVIALFQSPALDEGIVEVMEKVQKYNKPIVFVAPGGEFSEKMARRIEEKGVPVFETVEDGVDAVYALVKYGLYLKDL; translated from the coding sequence ATGGCAAGAAAGCTCGATTTCCTATTTTACCCTAAGAGCGTTGCAGTTATAGGAGCTTCACACGTTCCAGGGAAGATAGGAAATGCAATAATGAGATCAATAGTCGCCAACTTTAACGGAAAAGTCTACGCGGTGAACATCAAAGGTGGCGAAATTGAAATCAATGGAAAGAAATTCAAAGTATATAAGAGCATAAAAGATGTTCCCGACGAAGTTGATGTTGCAGTAATAGCGGTTCCAGCAAAGTTCGTTCCTGATGTAATTGATGAGTGTGGAGAAAAGGGAGTCAAGGGTGCCGTGGTCATTTCCGCAGGATTTAAGGAAGCAGGAAGAGTAGATCTAGAAGAAGACCTTATAAAGAGAGCAAGAAAGTGGGGAATAAGGATCGTTGGTCCCAATTGCCTTGGAGTCACTAATTTAGAGAATGGCTTCGACTGTAACTTTAATCCCCCTGAAAGGCAGGCAAGACCAAAATTTGGACCAATAGCTTTCATGAGCCAAAGCGGAGCATTTGGGGCTGCAATATTGGACTGGGCTGCTAGGCACGAGGTTGGAATGAGCAAGTTCATTAGCTTAGGAAATATGGCCGATTTGGATGAAAGTGACTTCATGCTTTACCTGAAAGACGATCCAAAGACTAAGGTTATAACAGCCTACATAGAAGGAGTTAAAGATGGAAAGAAGTTTTTTAATGCAGCAAGGGAAACAACCAGAGTTAAACCTGTGATAATCCTTAAGGCTGGAAGAACAGAGGCAGGAGCAAAGGCCGCTGCATCTCATACGGGCTCTCTCGCTGGAAGTTATAAAATATATGAAGCAGCATTTGAACAGAGCGGAGTCCTCTCAGCAAAGAGTATGAGACAGCTCTTTAACTACGCTAAAGCCCTGGCAATGCAGAAACCTGCCCAGGGAGACAGAGTCGCCATAGTGACTAATGGCGGTGGAGCTGGAGTCATTATGAGTGATGGACTCCTTGAGGCTGGTCTAAAGCTGGCCGAGCTTAGCGAAGAAACAAGAGAGAAATTTAAGAAAGCCATTGAAGAAGGAAAGTTGCCAGAACATATGAGCTACAAGAACCCAATTGACGTGATAGGGGATGCTCCATCTAGTAGATACGAGCTTGCAATAAGATATGCCCTAGAAGATCCAAACGTTGATGTTCTCGTAGTCATAGCACTGTTCCAGAGTCCAGCTCTAGATGAAGGGATAGTTGAGGTAATGGAGAAAGTGCAGAAGTACAATAAACCAATTGTATTCGTTGCTCCGGGTGGAGAATTTTCAGAGAAAATGGCAAGAAGAATAGAAGAAAAAGGAGTTCCAGTATTCGAAACCGTTGAAGATGGCGTTGATGCTGTGTATGCTCTTGTAAAGTATGGACTGTATCTAAAAGATCTCTAA
- a CDS encoding DUF835 domain-containing protein, producing the protein MNFIPYLNFFSRLILFIVAVYKATKTREKGWVILSISFFISIMDIENYILRPLGITINPNIYPIVSKIPNFYIGILTLGAAFTLKHGSIKPKHILIVGMTLIISYIWIFAMAIGVFHGNFTLASLCPSWILGGSLLYLSFVLCEYVIEKKSLQILFPLGLCGVGALNLTYPFTRGIEWFYPLAFFSAAIFRVMAAIGALKMIIFSPKVPERRTVKTLEPGAYWTEDERKALEIASKMNTVMITRRYPAKNNGNTLIYWITKVKEGKVKENTYAISPTKIDILTDLIARAFKVGYNLLYIDAVEFLILENGFKATAKFLYTVKDIAIGNNGSILLVLNPKVLQENQLKIIEREFKKI; encoded by the coding sequence ATGAATTTTATTCCTTACCTAAACTTCTTCTCAAGGCTAATACTTTTCATAGTTGCAGTCTATAAAGCTACAAAGACCCGGGAGAAAGGGTGGGTGATCCTATCAATATCGTTTTTCATATCTATTATGGATATTGAAAATTATATTCTAAGACCTCTTGGAATAACGATTAACCCTAATATCTACCCGATAGTTAGCAAGATTCCCAATTTCTATATTGGGATATTGACACTTGGAGCGGCCTTTACACTAAAGCATGGGAGTATAAAACCAAAACATATCCTCATAGTAGGGATGACCCTCATAATATCATACATATGGATCTTTGCTATGGCCATTGGAGTATTCCATGGGAACTTTACACTTGCTTCTCTGTGTCCCTCATGGATACTAGGAGGATCCCTGCTATACCTATCTTTTGTTCTCTGTGAGTACGTTATTGAAAAGAAGAGTCTCCAGATTCTTTTTCCTCTGGGTTTATGTGGAGTGGGTGCATTAAACCTCACATATCCATTTACAAGGGGGATAGAATGGTTTTATCCACTGGCATTCTTTAGCGCTGCGATATTTAGGGTTATGGCAGCTATTGGAGCTTTGAAGATGATAATATTCTCCCCAAAAGTTCCGGAGAGGAGAACAGTCAAAACCCTAGAACCCGGAGCATATTGGACTGAAGATGAAAGGAAGGCCTTGGAGATAGCATCTAAGATGAACACTGTCATGATAACAAGGAGGTATCCGGCAAAAAATAATGGAAATACCCTCATTTATTGGATAACAAAAGTTAAAGAAGGAAAGGTAAAGGAGAACACCTATGCAATATCCCCAACCAAGATAGATATACTGACGGATCTTATAGCAAGGGCATTCAAGGTTGGATATAATTTATTGTACATAGATGCCGTAGAGTTCCTAATTTTGGAAAATGGCTTTAAAGCTACCGCAAAGTTCCTGTACACCGTAAAGGACATTGCAATAGGAAATAATGGAAGCATTCTTCTTGTTTTGAATCCTAAAGTTCTGCAGGAGAACCAACTAAAAATAATAGAAAGGGAATTCAAGAAGATTTAG
- the glmU gene encoding bifunctional sugar-1-phosphate nucleotidylyltransferase/acetyltransferase, producing MKAIILAAGKGERLRPLTDDRPKVVLKVANKPIIEYVIESLDPFVDEFIIIVRYMKEKIIEVLGDEFHGKPITYVDQVEGEGTARAIYSAREYIEDGEAFFAVNGDIYFEEDAVRGLLHVFRKKNADAALVVKAFDDLSQFGLVEVGESFVTRIKEKPGKVSGFANLGIYLFKDDVFEFIEKTEVSERGEYEITDTLNLMLNSGKKVAYYEYKGYWNDIGRPWNLLEVNEYILKTKLKHNIKGQVEEGAVIVPPVEIGEGTIVRSGSYIIGPVKIGRNSRIGPNCFIRPYTSIGDNCHIGNAVEVKNSIIMDNSNAPHLNYVGDSIIGENTNLGAGTITANLRHDNKTIKVEIKGKLEDSGRRKLGAIIGHNVKVGINVSIYPGRKIGSNTFIGPGVIVDKNVPSNVLVVVKQEKTVIER from the coding sequence ATGAAGGCCATTATCTTGGCAGCAGGGAAAGGGGAAAGACTAAGGCCGCTAACTGATGATAGACCGAAGGTTGTTCTTAAGGTTGCAAATAAGCCGATTATAGAGTATGTAATTGAAAGCCTTGATCCTTTCGTCGATGAGTTTATAATCATAGTTCGCTATATGAAAGAAAAAATTATTGAGGTGCTGGGAGATGAGTTTCATGGAAAGCCAATAACGTACGTTGACCAAGTTGAGGGAGAAGGAACGGCAAGGGCTATATATTCTGCTAGAGAGTATATTGAGGATGGCGAGGCTTTCTTTGCTGTGAATGGAGACATATATTTTGAGGAGGATGCCGTAAGGGGTTTACTGCATGTATTCAGGAAGAAGAATGCAGATGCAGCATTAGTCGTGAAAGCTTTTGATGACTTAAGTCAATTTGGCCTAGTTGAAGTTGGGGAGTCTTTTGTAACAAGAATAAAAGAAAAACCGGGCAAAGTAAGTGGATTTGCTAACCTTGGAATTTACTTATTTAAGGATGATGTTTTTGAGTTTATAGAAAAGACGGAAGTCAGTGAAAGAGGTGAGTACGAAATAACGGATACACTAAATCTAATGCTAAATTCAGGAAAGAAGGTTGCATATTATGAGTACAAGGGATATTGGAACGATATAGGAAGACCTTGGAATCTACTTGAAGTCAACGAATATATCCTAAAGACCAAGCTAAAACATAATATTAAAGGACAAGTTGAGGAGGGAGCTGTAATAGTTCCCCCCGTTGAAATTGGTGAAGGAACTATTGTTAGGTCTGGAAGCTATATAATCGGGCCTGTGAAAATAGGAAGGAATTCAAGGATCGGACCAAATTGCTTTATAAGACCTTACACCAGCATAGGGGATAACTGCCATATAGGTAATGCAGTAGAAGTAAAGAACTCTATAATAATGGACAACTCTAACGCTCCCCACTTAAACTATGTTGGAGACTCAATAATTGGGGAAAACACTAATTTAGGGGCAGGAACGATAACGGCTAACCTTAGACATGATAACAAAACGATAAAAGTTGAAATTAAAGGAAAACTTGAAGATTCTGGTAGAAGGAAACTTGGGGCAATTATCGGGCATAACGTCAAGGTGGGGATAAACGTTAGCATTTACCCAGGAAGGAAAATTGGAAGCAACACATTTATTGGTCCTGGGGTTATAGTTGATAAGAACGTTCCTTCAAATGTCCTTGTTGTTGTTAAACAGGAAAAAACGGTGATAGAAAGATGA
- a CDS encoding ribose-phosphate diphosphokinase has product MFVVGSGAFHLREELSKKAEVVEVEIKKFPDGEKYVRILGEGEEAIVVQSAYYPQDEHLIEALLLGDALKERGFKRLKLIVPYLAYSRQDRVTKEGEPISVRAVMKMLGLYYEELYVFDIHNPKTLEFFPGKAHNVSPARVIAEYFKDKLGDGIVMAPDRGALERARSVADILGLEYGHFEKKRISPTEVQMTPVDVNVKGKNVLIVDDIISTGGTMIKAANLLRKLGAKKIFVAATHGVFAEGAIERVSKAVDELAVTNTIPTPVSKISIVPEILNV; this is encoded by the coding sequence ATGTTTGTAGTTGGAAGTGGAGCTTTCCATTTAAGGGAGGAGCTCTCGAAGAAAGCGGAAGTAGTTGAGGTTGAGATAAAGAAGTTTCCAGATGGCGAAAAGTACGTGAGGATTCTTGGAGAAGGGGAAGAGGCTATAGTAGTTCAGTCAGCGTACTATCCCCAGGATGAGCATCTGATTGAGGCACTTCTTTTGGGAGATGCCTTAAAGGAGAGGGGATTTAAGAGACTGAAGCTCATAGTTCCTTACTTAGCCTACTCAAGACAGGACAGAGTTACTAAGGAGGGGGAGCCGATAAGCGTTAGGGCAGTTATGAAGATGCTCGGGCTTTACTACGAAGAGCTTTACGTTTTTGACATTCACAATCCTAAAACCCTCGAGTTCTTCCCAGGGAAAGCTCACAACGTTTCTCCTGCAAGGGTGATAGCTGAATACTTTAAGGACAAGCTTGGGGATGGAATTGTCATGGCTCCAGACAGGGGTGCCTTGGAGAGAGCTAGAAGTGTAGCTGACATCTTAGGCCTAGAATATGGCCACTTTGAAAAGAAGAGGATTTCTCCAACTGAAGTTCAAATGACACCTGTGGATGTTAACGTTAAGGGAAAGAACGTGCTTATAGTTGATGACATAATAAGCACAGGAGGAACAATGATAAAGGCTGCAAACCTTCTGAGGAAGCTTGGAGCGAAGAAGATATTTGTTGCCGCTACCCATGGAGTGTTCGCAGAGGGTGCCATTGAGAGGGTCAGTAAGGCAGTTGATGAGCTTGCTGTAACGAACACTATACCAACTCCTGTCTCGAAAATAAGCATAGTGCCTGAAATACTCAACGTATGA
- a CDS encoding ASCH domain-containing protein, whose product MKGLIVRQPYAKWIVEGKKVWEIRKTPTRIRGRIVIISEKKALGTVELVEVLGPFTPEELADHESKHLASYDFLKRYSNGKKLYAWVFANPVKFDPPREVEIPNGAQIWVNLKNWR is encoded by the coding sequence ATGAAAGGGCTAATAGTGAGACAACCCTACGCAAAGTGGATAGTGGAAGGTAAAAAGGTGTGGGAGATTAGGAAAACCCCTACAAGAATCAGGGGAAGAATAGTCATAATCTCCGAGAAAAAGGCCCTTGGCACCGTTGAGCTTGTCGAGGTTCTTGGCCCATTTACCCCCGAGGAACTTGCCGATCATGAAAGTAAACATCTCGCAAGCTACGACTTTTTAAAAAGGTACTCGAATGGGAAAAAACTTTATGCATGGGTCTTTGCAAATCCAGTAAAGTTCGACCCTCCCCGTGAAGTTGAGATTCCCAATGGTGCTCAAATTTGGGTTAATTTAAAGAACTGGAGGTGA
- a CDS encoding UPF0147 family protein translates to MTDVEERINQIIQVLREQVVQDTVVPRNIRRAAEQAIEALMNKEKEPAVRAADAIAILEEISEDPNMPLHTRTIIWEVLGALEQIK, encoded by the coding sequence ATGACAGACGTCGAGGAGAGGATCAATCAGATCATTCAAGTTCTCAGGGAGCAGGTTGTTCAAGATACGGTTGTTCCAAGGAACATTAGAAGAGCTGCTGAGCAGGCTATTGAAGCTCTCATGAATAAAGAGAAGGAGCCCGCAGTTAGGGCGGCCGATGCAATAGCAATACTTGAGGAGATTAGTGAAGATCCAAACATGCCTCTCCACACAAGGACAATAATCTGGGAAGTCCTTGGAGCTTTAGAGCAGATAAAGTGA
- a CDS encoding tryptophan--tRNA ligase gives MPEEFKVTPWDVEGIVDYDKLIEQFGTSPLTDDLLERTARLTKSDLPIFFRRRFFFSHRDYDKVLDDYESGKGFFLYTGRGPSGPMHIGHIIPFFATKWLQEKFDVNLYIQITDDEKFLFKEKLTFEDTKRWAYENILDIIAVGFDPDRTFIFQNSEFTKIYEMAIPIAKKINFSMARAVFGFTEQSKIGMIFFPAIQAAPTFFEKRRCLIPAAIDQDPYWRLQRDFAESLGYYKTAALHSKFFPPLTGLKGKMSASKPETAIYLTDDPEEAGKKIWKFALTGGQPTLKEQREKGGNPEKCVVFKWLEIFFEEDDKKLMERYHACKNGELTCGECKRYLIQKVQEFLKEHQKKRKKAEKLVEKFKYTGKLAQEQWNKAIPEPLRK, from the coding sequence ATGCCAGAGGAGTTTAAAGTTACACCCTGGGACGTAGAAGGGATTGTAGACTACGATAAGTTGATTGAACAGTTTGGAACGAGTCCACTAACCGACGATCTCCTTGAGAGAACTGCAAGGCTAACAAAGAGCGACCTGCCAATATTCTTCAGGAGAAGATTCTTCTTCTCACACAGAGATTATGATAAAGTCTTAGATGACTACGAAAGTGGAAAAGGTTTCTTTCTATATACTGGTAGAGGTCCAAGCGGCCCCATGCATATAGGCCATATAATACCCTTCTTCGCCACCAAGTGGTTGCAAGAGAAGTTTGACGTCAACTTATACATCCAGATAACGGACGATGAGAAGTTCCTGTTCAAGGAGAAACTCACCTTTGAGGACACGAAGAGATGGGCATATGAGAACATACTCGACATCATCGCGGTAGGCTTTGATCCGGACAGAACCTTCATCTTCCAGAACAGTGAATTTACGAAGATATACGAGATGGCAATTCCAATAGCTAAAAAGATAAACTTCTCAATGGCAAGGGCAGTGTTTGGATTTACGGAGCAGAGCAAGATAGGAATGATATTCTTCCCGGCAATACAGGCGGCACCCACTTTCTTCGAGAAGAGGAGGTGCCTTATTCCAGCGGCAATAGATCAAGATCCATACTGGAGGCTTCAAAGGGACTTTGCCGAGAGCCTCGGCTATTACAAGACCGCAGCCTTGCATTCAAAGTTTTTCCCGCCCTTGACTGGGCTTAAGGGAAAGATGAGCGCATCTAAACCCGAAACCGCAATATATCTTACAGATGACCCTGAGGAAGCAGGAAAGAAGATTTGGAAGTTTGCATTGACGGGAGGTCAGCCAACACTTAAGGAGCAGAGGGAGAAAGGGGGCAATCCTGAAAAGTGTGTGGTGTTTAAGTGGCTTGAGATATTTTTTGAGGAGGATGACAAGAAGCTCATGGAGCGCTATCATGCATGTAAAAACGGAGAGTTAACCTGCGGAGAGTGCAAGAGATATTTAATTCAGAAAGTCCAAGAGTTCCTAAAGGAGCACCAGAAAAAAAGGAAAAAGGCGGAAAAGCTAGTTGAAAAGTTTAAATATACGGGCAAGTTGGCCCAAGAGCAATGGAACAAGGCAATTCCAGAACCACTCAGAAAGTAG
- a CDS encoding DUF5748 family protein, with protein MNSEVVKEFLEDIGADYIELEGEIHLEPRVFYEVWKYVGEPELKTYVIEDEIVEPGEYEPPEMKYTEAKKIKIKKVYFETLDGVKVVTNYSEFQKILKEMKA; from the coding sequence ATGAATTCTGAAGTAGTTAAGGAGTTCTTGGAAGACATTGGGGCAGATTACATCGAACTCGAGGGGGAAATACACCTCGAGCCTAGAGTGTTTTATGAGGTTTGGAAGTACGTGGGAGAGCCAGAATTAAAAACGTACGTAATAGAGGATGAAATAGTCGAGCCCGGTGAATATGAGCCACCAGAGATGAAGTATACCGAAGCAAAGAAAATAAAGATTAAGAAGGTCTACTTCGAGACACTTGATGGTGTAAAAGTTGTAACTAATTATTCTGAATTCCAGAAGATACTTAAGGAAATGAAGGCCTAA
- a CDS encoding winged helix-turn-helix domain-containing protein: MASIDQTELEWLLDILNKYPRESLRKISEREGIEYHRLKRTYDKYYGKYVFVSAVYDIIKLGLKSYVAFLSVPKVELSSKALELLKNPFVAHITPIFGFKNGIQAILHIPVEQEKYIPEMLSKYSNDFEFYEVWSREREEKVKFGKWSYSYEYAILMDILKVDARTPMKELEALIGRKRPTIKFMLNKLIKDGIIVGFYAYAEHLEPVYDRSFIGITTNVDINEFLGRFRDIEIKVGVLRPKGYYLEWFFSSKDDMGSKILEFSPYVEKLAIGYLDMFRDLNNEHLKTRFSRMVRKDGKGYRSILEF; this comes from the coding sequence ATGGCCTCCATTGATCAAACTGAGCTTGAGTGGCTACTAGATATCCTTAATAAATATCCCAGGGAAAGCCTTAGAAAAATCTCAGAAAGGGAGGGCATAGAATATCATCGTTTAAAGAGAACATATGACAAGTACTATGGGAAATATGTGTTTGTCAGTGCAGTATATGACATCATAAAGCTTGGCCTTAAGAGTTACGTAGCTTTTCTCTCTGTGCCAAAAGTTGAACTTTCAAGTAAAGCTCTTGAGCTACTGAAGAATCCATTTGTTGCGCATATAACTCCAATATTTGGATTTAAAAATGGGATACAGGCGATACTGCATATTCCAGTAGAGCAGGAAAAGTACATACCGGAGATGCTATCTAAGTATTCCAACGATTTCGAATTCTATGAAGTATGGTCAAGAGAAAGGGAGGAAAAAGTAAAATTCGGGAAATGGAGTTATTCATATGAGTATGCTATTCTCATGGATATCTTAAAGGTGGATGCGAGAACACCGATGAAAGAGCTTGAAGCATTAATAGGGAGGAAAAGGCCGACAATAAAATTCATGCTCAATAAGTTAATCAAAGATGGAATCATAGTAGGATTCTATGCCTATGCGGAACATCTTGAGCCTGTATACGATAGATCCTTTATAGGAATTACTACCAATGTAGATATCAATGAGTTCCTGGGCAGATTTAGAGACATTGAGATAAAGGTAGGGGTTTTAAGACCGAAGGGGTACTATCTGGAGTGGTTCTTCTCATCTAAGGATGATATGGGTAGCAAAATTCTGGAATTTAGTCCATATGTAGAGAAACTGGCAATAGGGTATCTGGACATGTTTAGAGACTTAAACAATGAGCACCTAAAGACAAGATTTTCAAGAATGGTAAGAAAAGATGGTAAGGGATACAGATCAATTCTGGAATTTTAG
- a CDS encoding adenosine-specific kinase, giving the protein MVRIEVIDIEKPEGVEVIIGQGNFSIFTVDDLARDLLTTVPGIKFGIAMNEAKPQLTRYTGNDPELEKLAAKNAMKIGAGHVFVILMKNAYPINVLNTIKNHPAVAMVYGASENPFQVIVAETELGRAVIGVVDGKAANKIETEEQKKERRELVEKIGYKID; this is encoded by the coding sequence ATGGTGAGGATTGAAGTCATTGATATAGAGAAGCCAGAAGGCGTGGAGGTGATTATAGGTCAAGGTAACTTCTCGATATTCACAGTAGATGACTTGGCTAGAGACCTTTTAACTACAGTTCCTGGGATAAAGTTTGGTATTGCAATGAATGAAGCTAAGCCCCAGCTTACAAGGTACACTGGAAACGATCCAGAACTCGAAAAGCTAGCAGCAAAGAATGCCATGAAGATAGGGGCAGGCCATGTCTTCGTAATACTTATGAAGAATGCTTACCCAATAAATGTCCTTAACACTATAAAGAACCATCCAGCAGTTGCAATGGTCTATGGGGCTAGTGAAAATCCATTCCAGGTAATAGTGGCCGAGACCGAGCTAGGAAGAGCTGTAATTGGAGTTGTTGATGGAAAAGCAGCTAATAAGATAGAAACAGAAGAACAGAAGAAAGAAAGAAGAGAGCTCGTTGAGAAAATCGGATATAAAATAGACTGA
- a CDS encoding XTP/dITP diphosphatase, whose protein sequence is MKIFFVTSNRGKVKEAKAFLEPLGIKVKQLKITYPEIQADSLEEVVKFGIEWLKDRVPKYFFIEDSGLFIEALNGFPGVYSAYTYKTIGLEGILKLMENAKNRRAYFKSVIGYYDGDIHMFTGVVHGVISEEKKGTHGFGYDPIFTPDGYNKTFAEMTTDEKNAISHRGKALKEFHRWLKENLKY, encoded by the coding sequence ATGAAAATATTTTTTGTAACATCAAACAGAGGAAAGGTCAAAGAGGCCAAGGCCTTCTTAGAACCTTTAGGTATAAAGGTCAAGCAATTGAAGATCACTTATCCCGAAATTCAAGCGGACTCTCTTGAAGAGGTCGTGAAATTTGGCATAGAATGGCTAAAAGATAGAGTTCCAAAATATTTCTTTATAGAGGATTCAGGGCTATTCATAGAAGCACTGAACGGCTTCCCTGGAGTATACTCGGCCTATACCTATAAGACAATAGGATTAGAGGGGATACTTAAGCTTATGGAAAATGCCAAAAATAGAAGAGCATATTTTAAGAGTGTTATTGGCTATTACGATGGAGATATCCACATGTTCACTGGTGTTGTCCATGGGGTAATATCAGAAGAGAAAAAAGGGACTCACGGATTTGGGTACGACCCAATATTTACTCCTGATGGCTATAATAAAACCTTTGCCGAAATGACAACGGATGAGAAAAATGCTATCTCCCATAGGGGAAAAGCTTTAAAGGAATTTCATAGATGGCTAAAAGAAAACCTTAAATACTGA
- a CDS encoding Lrp/AsnC family transcriptional regulator, translating into MAEILDKIDKRLLEELKNNSRENIATLSKKLGIPRTTVHYRIKRLVEEGVIDKFTIKPNYKKLNLGTTAFILIRYDPDSGLTQREVAEQIAKIPGVYEVHIIAGEWDLLLKVRASNAEEIGKIVIDKLREIKGVGQTVTMVSFVTVKEEI; encoded by the coding sequence ATGGCTGAAATCTTAGACAAAATAGATAAGAGGCTACTTGAAGAGCTTAAAAATAACTCGCGAGAAAATATTGCAACGTTAAGTAAAAAGTTGGGGATACCAAGAACAACCGTCCATTATAGAATAAAAAGACTCGTTGAAGAAGGGGTAATAGACAAGTTCACAATAAAGCCAAATTATAAGAAATTAAATTTAGGAACTACTGCATTCATCTTAATTAGATATGACCCCGACTCGGGTCTAACCCAGAGAGAAGTCGCTGAACAAATAGCCAAGATCCCTGGTGTTTATGAAGTGCATATAATAGCAGGGGAATGGGATCTTCTCCTGAAGGTTAGGGCATCTAACGCTGAGGAAATTGGTAAGATAGTCATTGATAAGCTCAGGGAGATAAAAGGGGTAGGACAGACTGTAACAATGGTATCATTTGTTACCGTTAAAGAGGAAATTTAG
- a CDS encoding class I SAM-dependent rRNA methyltransferase, translated as MAKVVVDAQAARAIGKGAMIVFKKGVVRVEGEIKPGDIVEVYTRGGKFLGKGFANPHSNIMVRIVTKEKDVEINKDLFRERIRKANEYRKKVLRYTNVYRMVYGEADYLPGLIVDRFNDIASLQISSAGMERFKLDVAEAIMEVEPEIETVFEKNTGRSRRREGLPEIERVLLGKEKYRTIIEEGRAKFIVDMRGQKTGFFLDQRENRLALEKWVRPGDRVLDVFTYTGGFAIHAAIAGAEEVIAIDKSPRAIETAKENAKLNGVEDRVKFIVGSAFEEMEKLQKRGEKFDIVILDPPAFVQHEKDLKAGLRAYFNVNFAGLNLVKDGGILVTCSCSQHVDLQMFKDMIIAAGAKAGKFLKMLEPYRTQAPDHPILMASKDTEYLKCLFLYVENMR; from the coding sequence ATGGCAAAGGTTGTAGTTGATGCTCAAGCAGCGAGGGCCATAGGGAAAGGTGCGATGATAGTTTTTAAGAAGGGAGTCGTGAGAGTTGAGGGCGAGATAAAGCCTGGGGATATAGTTGAGGTTTACACGAGGGGCGGGAAGTTCCTGGGAAAAGGCTTCGCTAATCCTCACTCCAACATAATGGTGAGGATAGTTACGAAGGAAAAGGATGTAGAGATAAACAAAGATCTCTTTAGAGAGAGAATAAGGAAGGCAAACGAGTACAGGAAGAAGGTTCTCAGGTACACCAACGTCTACAGGATGGTTTATGGAGAGGCTGACTATCTGCCCGGACTAATAGTTGACAGGTTCAATGACATAGCTTCCCTTCAAATATCAAGCGCTGGAATGGAGAGGTTCAAGCTCGACGTTGCCGAAGCTATAATGGAAGTCGAGCCCGAAATAGAAACCGTGTTCGAGAAGAACACAGGGAGGAGCAGGAGAAGGGAGGGCCTGCCAGAGATCGAGAGGGTTCTCCTGGGGAAGGAGAAGTACAGGACCATAATAGAGGAGGGCAGGGCAAAGTTCATAGTTGATATGCGCGGTCAGAAAACTGGATTTTTCCTCGACCAGAGGGAAAACAGGTTAGCGTTAGAAAAGTGGGTGAGGCCTGGGGACAGGGTTCTCGACGTTTTCACGTACACTGGGGGGTTCGCAATTCACGCCGCTATAGCTGGAGCGGAGGAAGTTATAGCTATAGACAAGTCACCAAGGGCTATAGAAACCGCTAAGGAAAATGCAAAGCTGAATGGAGTTGAAGACAGGGTAAAGTTCATCGTTGGAAGTGCCTTTGAGGAAATGGAGAAGCTCCAGAAGAGAGGAGAAAAGTTTGACATAGTGATCCTCGATCCTCCTGCCTTCGTTCAGCACGAGAAAGATTTGAAGGCAGGGCTAAGGGCGTACTTCAACGTAAACTTCGCTGGGCTGAACCTCGTTAAGGACGGAGGAATTCTAGTAACGTGTTCATGCTCCCAACACGTTGATTTACAGATGTTTAAGGATATGATAATTGCTGCGGGTGCAAAGGCTGGGAAGTTCCTCAAGATGCTTGAGCCTTACAGAACTCAAGCTCCAGATCATCCAATCTTAATGGCCTCCAAAGATACTGAGTACCTTAAGTGCCTATTCCTTTATGTTGAAAATATGCGCTAG